A single Pseudomonas brassicacearum DNA region contains:
- a CDS encoding MFS transporter: MSRPASTRASLIFLALTLLGFLAASSAPTPLYHLYQEHLQFSPAILTLIFGVYAFSLLAALLTVGSLSDYLGRKPVIFVALLLNMLAMLLFICADSVAWLISARLLQGFATGMATSVLGAALLDFDRRQGPLITSVAPLLGMACGALGCGLLAEFAPLPLQLTYWLLLGLFLVQAIYLWRLAESVSPQPGAWQSLRPTLHVPRQARQALWRVLPLDLAAWAVGGFYLSLAPSLVRTATGSTSNLIGGALVAVLTLSGASSIYLLRNQEADKMLRLSASLLVIGLALVLAAVHDASLPLFFAGTLVTGGGFGAGFLGALRSIMPLALPHERAGLMSAFYVLSYLAFSVPSLLAGNLTRVFGLIPTTDGYGAVLIVLCAAALWGVRQSIKPLSDGVGP; encoded by the coding sequence ATGTCCCGTCCAGCTTCGACCCGCGCCAGCCTGATATTCCTGGCGCTCACCTTGCTCGGTTTTCTCGCCGCGTCCAGCGCGCCGACGCCGTTGTACCACCTCTATCAGGAACACTTGCAGTTTTCCCCGGCCATCCTGACGCTGATTTTCGGTGTGTACGCCTTCAGCCTGTTGGCGGCCTTGCTGACCGTGGGTTCGCTGTCGGATTACCTAGGCCGCAAACCGGTGATCTTCGTGGCACTGTTGCTCAACATGCTGGCGATGCTGCTGTTTATCTGCGCCGACAGCGTTGCCTGGTTGATCAGTGCCCGGTTGCTCCAGGGATTTGCCACCGGCATGGCCACCAGCGTGCTGGGGGCTGCCTTGCTGGATTTCGACCGTCGCCAAGGTCCGCTGATTACCAGTGTCGCGCCGCTGTTGGGCATGGCATGCGGGGCGCTGGGCTGTGGCCTGCTGGCCGAGTTCGCGCCGTTGCCCTTGCAGCTGACGTACTGGCTTCTGTTGGGCTTGTTCCTGGTCCAGGCCATTTACCTCTGGCGCCTGGCAGAAAGCGTCAGCCCGCAACCCGGTGCCTGGCAGTCCCTGCGGCCAACCCTGCACGTGCCGCGCCAGGCACGGCAAGCCTTGTGGCGGGTCCTGCCACTGGATCTGGCGGCCTGGGCCGTGGGCGGTTTCTACTTGTCGCTGGCACCGTCCCTGGTACGGACGGCAACCGGATCGACCTCCAATCTGATCGGCGGCGCGCTGGTGGCGGTGCTGACCCTCAGTGGTGCGTCGTCCATCTACCTGCTGCGCAACCAAGAAGCAGACAAAATGTTGCGCCTGTCCGCGAGCCTGCTGGTGATTGGCCTGGCGCTGGTACTGGCAGCGGTGCACGACGCCAGCTTGCCTTTGTTCTTCGCCGGCACACTGGTCACCGGCGGCGGCTTTGGCGCCGGGTTCCTGGGCGCGTTGCGCAGCATCATGCCGCTGGCGTTGCCCCACGAACGGGCGGGCTTGATGTCGGCGTTCTATGTCCTCAGTTACCTGGCCTTCAGCGTGCCGTCGTTGCTGGCGGGGAACCTGACGCGGGTGTTCGGATTGATCCCAACCACCGATGGCTATGGCGCGGTGTTGATTGTGCTGTGTGCCGCTGCGTTGTGGGGGGTGCGTCAGTCCATAAAACCACTGAGCGATGGCGTTGGGCCTTGA